Proteins encoded by one window of Candidatus Polarisedimenticolia bacterium:
- a CDS encoding PadR family transcriptional regulator, with translation MFSRELKKGSTELLILSLLEAGPRHGYDIGKRIEQRSRGKLNLRIASLYPMLVRLESRGLIKGRWQERPGERRRRFYRLTPEGRRMLAKERATWREFMEAVNRVVGSDHA, from the coding sequence ATGTTCAGTCGCGAACTCAAGAAAGGCAGCACCGAGCTGCTGATCCTGTCCCTGCTCGAGGCGGGACCGCGGCACGGCTACGACATCGGCAAGCGCATCGAGCAGCGCTCGCGCGGCAAGCTGAACCTGAGGATCGCCTCGCTCTATCCGATGCTGGTCCGGCTCGAGAGCCGGGGACTCATCAAGGGGCGCTGGCAGGAGCGTCCCGGCGAGCGGCGCCGCCGCTTCTATCGTCTCACGCCCGAGGGCCGGCGCATGCTGGCCAAGGAGCGGGCCACCTGGCGCGAGTTCATGGAGGCGGTCAACCGTGTGGTGGGGAGCGATCATGCCTGA